The DNA sequence GGAAATCGAATTGGGAATCACTGGTGGTGAAGAAGATGGCGTTGACAACTCTGATGTTGATGAGTCTCGTCTTTACACTCGTCCTGAGGAAGTAGATTACGCTTACACTGAGCTTTCTAAAATCTCTCCTAATTTCACTATCGCTGCCTCTTTCGGTAACGTTCACGGTGTTTATAAGCCAGGTAACGTGAAATTGACTCCAACAATCTTGCGTGATTCTCAAGCTTACATCCAAGAGAAATACAACACAGAAGCTAACCCAGTAAACTTCGTATTCCACGGTGGTTCTGGTTCTGAGAAAGCAAAAATCGAAGAAGCTTTAGGTTACGGTGCGATCAAAATGAACATCGATACTGATACACAATGGGCTACTTGGAAAGGTGTTTTGGATTTCTACAAAGGAAACGAAGCATTCTTGCAAGGACAAATCGGTAACCCTAAAGGGGAAGACGAGCCAAACAAATCTTACTACGATCCTCGCAAGTGGTTGCGTGAAGCACAAGTTTCATTCATCACTCGTTTGGAAGAAGCATTCAAAGATTTGAACTGTATCAATCGTAATGCTTAATTTTTAGCATTATAAAAATATTGAATAAGAAAGGCATGAGGTGGTTTATCTCATGCCTTTTTTTTATCTTTACCTATCATTCCGTTACACAGGCCAACTCCCCAACTGGCAGTAATGAATACTTCGAGTGATTTTTTCTCCTTATATTTTTATTGGTTTAAGCTGTTAAAATAACAGCGGTTTTAGCGTCTTTTCAGTGGTTGATAGGTTCTAATAATTTATAATTATCCTTTCTATTACAGTATGAAGAAGACATTTATCTTGGGTTGTGTGCTTGCAATGGGTATGGCCGCCTGTGGAGGTGAAAATCAGAAAACACAAGCTGACCAGCCCGCCAACATCAAGTCTATGAAACAGCCAGAAGGCAAAGTGGTCGTTTATCAGGTATTTACCCGCCTGTTCGGAAATAAAAACACCACCAACAAACCATGGGGAACCATTGACGAAAATGGTGTAGGTAAATACGATGATTTTACAGACAAAGCCCTTGATGAAATTCATAAAATGGGGGTCAACTATATTTGGTACACTGGTGTGCCTCACCATGATGTGATCACAGATTATACCAAATATGGGATTTCAAATGACGATCCGGATGTAGTGAAAGGCCGGGCAGGTTCTCCTTATGCCGTTAAGGATTACTATAATGTAGACCCAGATATGGCCGTTGATCCTGCAAAAAGAATGGAGGAATTCGAAGCCCTGATCAAACGTACACACGATCATGGGATGAAGGTCATTA is a window from the Persicobacter psychrovividus genome containing:
- the fbaA gene encoding class II fructose-bisphosphate aldolase; protein product: MKFQSGVIFGEELNKLFRYANDNKFAIPAVNTVGTDSINAVLETAAKVNSPVIVQFSNGGAQFIAGKGIGNEGQKGAIAGSIAGAKHVHAMAELYGVPVVVHTDHCAKKLLPWIDGLLDASEEHFKATGKPLFSSHMIDLSEESLEENIETCAKYLKRMAPMGMTLEIELGITGGEEDGVDNSDVDESRLYTRPEEVDYAYTELSKISPNFTIAASFGNVHGVYKPGNVKLTPTILRDSQAYIQEKYNTEANPVNFVFHGGSGSEKAKIEEALGYGAIKMNIDTDTQWATWKGVLDFYKGNEAFLQGQIGNPKGEDEPNKSYYDPRKWLREAQVSFITRLEEAFKDLNCINRNA